A genome region from Etheostoma cragini isolate CJK2018 chromosome 4, CSU_Ecrag_1.0, whole genome shotgun sequence includes the following:
- the LOC117943995 gene encoding transmembrane protein 233-like isoform X2 codes for MALGVLNSQVKNSLSGSVFFDRGSIEEQTPPPPLRSYLCLTIFTCFCPAYPVNIVALVFSIMSRNSYDRGDYDGSRRLGRNALYVAVASIIIGLLIITISCIVHFSTMDF; via the exons ATGGCTCTTGGAGTGCTTAATTCACAAGTTAAAAATTCCCTGAGTGGGAGTGTATTTTTTGACCGTGGTTCTATAGAGGAACAaacacctccacctccactccGCAGCTACCTTTGTTTGACTATTTTTACCTGCTTTTGTCCTGCATACCCCGTCAACATTGTTGCCCTGGTCTTCTCTATCATG TCTAGGAACAGCTATGATCGGGGGGACTATGATGGGTCAAGGCGGCTGGGCAGGAATGCTCTCTATGTAGCTGTTGCCTCCATCATCATCGGCCTCCTCATCATCACTATCTCCTGCATCGTTCATTTCTCCACT ATGGATTTTTAG
- the LOC117943995 gene encoding transmembrane protein 233-like isoform X1 yields MALGVLNSQVKNSLSGSVFFDRGSIEEQTPPPPLRSYLCLTIFTCFCPAYPVNIVALVFSIMSRNSYDRGDYDGSRRLGRNALYVAVASIIIGLLIITISCIVHFSTMEF; encoded by the exons ATGGCTCTTGGAGTGCTTAATTCACAAGTTAAAAATTCCCTGAGTGGGAGTGTATTTTTTGACCGTGGTTCTATAGAGGAACAaacacctccacctccactccGCAGCTACCTTTGTTTGACTATTTTTACCTGCTTTTGTCCTGCATACCCCGTCAACATTGTTGCCCTGGTCTTCTCTATCATG TCTAGGAACAGCTATGATCGGGGGGACTATGATGGGTCAAGGCGGCTGGGCAGGAATGCTCTCTATGTAGCTGTTGCCTCCATCATCATCGGCCTCCTCATCATCACTATCTCCTGCATCGTTCATTTCTCCA